In the Oncorhynchus gorbuscha isolate QuinsamMale2020 ecotype Even-year linkage group LG05, OgorEven_v1.0, whole genome shotgun sequence genome, one interval contains:
- the LOC124035638 gene encoding transmembrane protein 178B-like: protein MAAMKILTSSGLFLAFCALGLLAMAICTDFWYETDARRHRERCKNYANKRNDPGYIYISNSNLPLQMPPKGIGRKGNSPSAGAQPLIREKRHFLAAASAMESHCSRQFNSTISGLWRKCHRDGFDLETEDLIYKGLIQRCIPVKYHYSSSILPRNLPINITKTIRQDEWHALHLRRMTAGFVGMAVSIILFGWIIGVLGCCQQHDLMQYVAGLLFLMGGTCCIISLCTCVAGINFELSRYPRYMYGLPEDISHGYGWSMFCAWGGLGLTLLAGFLCTLAPSLSTPSRTTVHKPRQENGTV from the exons ATGGCCGCCATGAAAATTTTAACCAGCAGTGGGCTGTTCTTAGCGTTCTGTGCGTTGGGGTTGCTAGCCATGGCAATCTGCACCGACTTTTGGTATGAGACAGATGCGCGAAGACACCGAGAAAGGTGTAAAAACTACGCCAACAAGAGAAACGACCCGGGGTACATCTATATCTCAAATAGCAATCTCCCCCTCCAGATGCCCCCAAAGGGCATTGGAAGGAAAGGTAACAGTCCAAGTGCCGGAGCTCAGCCTCTTATTAGGGAAAAACGGCACTTTCTGGCCGCAGCGTCAGCTATGGAGTCCCACTGCAGTCGCCAGTTCAATTCAACCATTTCTGGGCTCTGGAGAAAGTGTCATCGAGATGGATTTGACCTGGAGACAGAGGATCTCATATATAAAG GATTGATTCAGCGGTGCATCCCAGTCAAGTATCActactcctcctccatccttccgcGAAATTTACCCATCAACATCACCAAGACCATCCGTCAGGATGAGTGGCATGCACTCC ATCTACGCAGGATGACGGCTGGCTTTGTGGGCATGGCCGTGTCTATCATCCTGTTTGGCTGGATTATCGGAGTGCTGGGCTGCTGTCAGCAGCATGACCTCATGCAGTATGTAGCTGGACTACTCTTTCTCATGGGAG GAACGTGTTGTATCATCTCCCTGTGTACGTGTGTGGCGGGCATCAACTTTGAGCTGTCGCGTTACCCACGCTACATGTATGGCCTCCCAGAGGATATTAGCCATGGCTACGGCTGGTCCATGTTCTGTGCCTGGGGGGGCTTAGGCCTCACTCTGCTGGCTGGTTTCCTGTGCACCCTGGCCCCATCCCTAAGCACCCCCTCCCGTACAACCGTCCACAAGCCCAGACAGGAGAACGGAACCGTGTGA